ACCGGACGCCGCGCGCAGCGCCCGGCGCAGGTTCGAGATGTAGGCCTGCAGGCTGGCGGTCGCGCTGTCCGGCACGTCGTCGCCCCACACCGCGTCGATGAGCCGGTCCACCGAGACCACCCGGCCCCGCGCCAGCAACAGCGCGGCGAGCACCACCCGCTGCTTGTGCGGGCCGACGTCGACCGTCGAGTCGGCCCGGACCACCTGCAGTGGCCCCAGTAACCGATAGTGCACCGGCGGCGGCTCAGCCCGCCGACTGGTACTTGCTCATCGCGTCGTCGAGACGCTGCAGCGCTTCACCGTACTCAGCGAAATCGCCACCCTGCTGCGCCTCCCGCAGCGCGTCGAGCGCGGAGTTGACCTCCTGCAGCGCAGCGGCTTTCGCACCCGACAACTCCACCGGTCCGCCCGGCGGCACCGCGGCGGGGGTGGGCACCTCCGGAGCCCGGCCCTCCTGGTTGGCCGGCGGCCGTCCTGTCGGCGGTTGACCGTCGGCGGGCGGCTGCGCGGCGGGCTGGCCACCCGCGCCGGCCAACGGCGCGGGCCCGGTCGCGGTGGCGTCGGCGCCGGGACCGAACAACTCGGTGAGCGCGTCGCGCACCGTCGGCCCGTAGCCGACCTTGTCGTTGTACATCATCGCCACACGGATCAGGCGCGGATACGACGACGCCGCATCACTGGCGCCCGGCGACGCGTACACCGGTGCGACATAGAGCAATCCGCCTTGGGCCACCGGCAGTGTCAGCAGGTTGCCCCACCGGATGCGGTTCTGGTTGTCGCGGCCGATGACGCCGAGGTCCTGGCTGACCGCGGTGTCGGTGCTGATCGCGTTGAACGCCAGCTTCGGACCGTTGACCTGACCGGGAATGGTCAGCACCGTGAGCTTGCCGTAGGTGTCGGGATCCGAACTGGCGCTGATGTAAGCCGCCAGGAAGTCGCGACGGAACCGGTTCATCGCGCTGGTCAACTGGAACGACGGCGAACTGTCGTTGGCTGCAAGGTCTTTGGCGACGATGTAGTACGGCGGCTGGTAGCTGCTGGCCGTCGGGTTCGGATCCAGCGGCACGTCCCAGAAGTCCGACGTCGAGAAGAACGTGATCGGGTCATCGACGTGGTACTTGGCCAACAGCGCGCGCTGCACCTTGAACATGTCCTCGGGGTAGCGCAGATGCTGCTGCAGTTCGGGGGTGATGTCGCTCTTGGGTTTGATCGTGCCAGGGAACACGTTCATCCAGGCGTGCAGCACGGGATCCTGCTCGTCCTGCGCGTAGAGCGTCACCGTTCCGTCGTAGGCGTCGACGGTGGCCTTGACCGAGTTGCGGATGTAGGACACCTGCTTGTCCGGGGCCAGCCGGTTGATCGCCACCTCATTGGAGTCGGCGGTGGCGCTCGACAGCGTCGTCAACTCCGAGTACGGGTAGTTGTCCAACGTGGTGTAGCCGTCGACGATCCACACCATCCGCTTGTTGACGATCGCGGGGTACACGCTGGTGTCGGTGGTCAGCCACGGTGCCACCGCCTCCACCCGGTCTGCCGGGTCGCGGTTGAACAGGATCTTGCTGTTCTCGCCGATCACGTTGGAGAACAGGAAGTTCCGCTCGGCGAACTTCGCGGCGAACACCGAGCGCGCCAGCCAGTTGCCGATCGGCACGCCGCCGCGGCCGGTGTAGGTGTAGTTGCGGGTCTCGGTGTTGGTCTCGTAGTCGTATTCGCGCGGGGCGCCGTTCTCCCCGACGATCGCGTAGTCGGCCGGGGTGTTGGCGATGACCGGCCCGTAGTAGATGCGCGGCTGGTCGAGCGGGGCGGGACCCGGTGAGATCACCTGACCGTTGGGGCCGACCACGCTGGCCAGGAACTCGGGGTAGCCGCCGTTCTGGTTGGGGTCGTTGGCCACCCCGCGCACGGTGTTGGCCGGCGAGGCGATGAACCCGTTGCCGTGGGTGTAGACGGAATGGCGGTTGATCCAGTCGCGCTGGTTGTCGATCAACCGGTCCGGGTTCAACTCGCGGGCGGCGACCACGAAGTCGCGCAGGTTGCCGTCGCGGCCGACGTAGCGGTCCATCGACAGCTGGTCGGGGAAGTAGTAGAAGTTCTTGCCCTGCTGGAACTGGGTGAACGCGGGGCTGACGATCGTCGGGTCGAGCAGACGGATGTTCGAGGTCGTCGCGCGGTCGGCGGCGACCTGCTGGGCGGTCGCCTGCGCGTCGCCGCTGTAGTCGCGGTAGGTGACCACTTCGTCGGTCAGCCCGTAGGCCTGTCTGGTGGCGGCGATGCTGCGGCTGATGTATTCGCTTTCCTTCTGCGCCGCATTCGGTTTGACGCTGAACTGCTCGACGACCAGCGGCCAGCCGGCGCCGACCACCATCGACGACAGCAGCAGCAGCACCACGCCGATCGCGGGGATGCGCAGATCGCGCAGCACGATCGCCGAGAACACCGCGGCGGCGCAGATGATCGCGATCGCCATCAGGATCAGCTTGGCGGGCAGCACGGCATTGATGTCGGTGTAGCCGGCGCCGGTGAACGGCTTACCGCCGCGCGTGTGGCTGAGCAGCTCGTAGCGGTCCAGCCAGTAGGCGACGGCCTTGAGCAGCATCAGGACACCGACCAGGGTGATCAGCTGGATGCGGGCGGCGCGGCTGAGCGCGCCGGCGCGACCGGACAACCGGATGCCGCCGAACAGGTAGTGGCCCAACAGGTTCGCGATGAACGCCAGGAACGTCGCGACGAACAGGTAGTTCAGCACCAGCCGGTAGAACGGCAGGTCGAACGCGTAGAAGCCGAGATCCTTGCCGAACTGCGGGTCGTTGATCCCGAAGTTGTTGCCGTGCAGGAAGAGCTGCACCGTCTCCCACTGCCCGACCGCGAACAGCCCGACGAACAACCCGATCAGTGCGGGCACCCCGATGCCGACCAGCCGCAGCCGGGTCATCACCGCGGTCCGGTACCGGGCGACCGGGTCGTTGGGCCCGTTGGTCGGCACGAACACCGGGCGGGTGCGGTAGGCCAGGGCCATCCCGGCGAACAGGATGACGCCGATCAGCAACGCCACCACCAGGAACAGGATGATCTGGGTGACCAGCACGGTGGTGAACACCGAGCGGTAGCCGAGTTCGCCGAACCACAGCCAGTTGACGTAGGTGTCGATCAGCCGCTGCCCGAACAACACCAACACCAGGGCGAAGACCCCCACCCCGATGAGGATCCGGCTACGTCGTGTCAGCATCGGCATTCGTGCCGCGGGCCGCATACCCACTCGTCGACTCCAGTCGTTTTTCCCAGATCGTCACTCTGACGTGCCCCAACTCTACGCAACCGCGGTTCGGGTTTGGCCGGGCGTTGACCTAGCAGTGCGGTCGTTCGCCACCGGCGGACAACGTCTTCAGGGCGTCGACGGCGGTCGCCAGGGTGTCGACCTTGACCAGTTCGAGGCCTTCCTGCGGTGCGGTCTTGGCTTCCTCGCAGTTGTCGGCCGGCACCAGGAACATCGTCGCGCCGGCTTCGCGGGCGGCCAGCATCTTGTGGGTGATGCCGCCGATCGAGCCGACCTCGCCGTCGCCGGTGATGGTGCCGGTGCCTGCGACGAACTGGCCGTCGTTGAGGTCGCCGGTGGTCAGCTTGTCCACCACGGCCAGCGAGAACATCAGGCCTGCCGAGGGGCCGCCGATGTTGGCGAGGTTGAACTGGATGAAGAACGGCGCCCACGGCGCGTCGAGCACCCCGATGCCCAGGTAGCCCTGGTCGCGTTCGGGGTGCTTGCCCAGCGTGATCGTCGCGACGCCGGGCGCGGCGTCCTTGCGGCGGTAGTCCAGCACGACGGTGTCGCCGGGTTTGGTGTCGGTGAGCAGCGCCTGGAACTGCTCGAGGTTGGCGACCGGCTTGCCGTTGACGGCGTCGATCGCGTCGCCGTCCTCGAGCTTGCCCGCCGACGGCCCGTCGTCGTTGACGTTCTCCACGGTGACCGACATCGGGTACTTGAGGTAGAGCAGCGCGGCGTACTCGGCGCTGTCCTCGGACTGGCGGAAGTCGGTGGTGTTGGCCTCTTCGACCTCTTCGCGGGTCTTGTCCGGCGGATACACCAGGTCGCGCGGCACCAGCTGTTCGCGGCCCGACAGCCACAGCGCCATCGCCTGGCCCAGGGTGAGCTGGTCGCGCTGCGACACCGTGGTCATGTTGAGGTGCCCGGTCGTGGGATAGACGTCGGTGCCCTCGATGTCGACGACCTCTTTACCGTCGATCTCGCCGAGGGTGTTGAACGTCGGCCCCGGGCCCAGCGACACGTAGGGCACCGTCACCACCGACACCAGCAGCCCGAAGACGAGGATCGGGACGAGCGCGACGAGCAACGTCAGAGTCCGCCTGTTCACGTCGCCCAATGTAAAGGTTGGGGCTGCGGAGCCCCCGGTTCGCTCTCAGCGCAGCCGCCGGTCCACACCGCGCGGCGGCGATGAGTACCGTTGAGGTCATGGCTGACCTGCCTTTCGGCTTCTCCTCCGGAGACGACCCCGAGCGCGACAAGCGCAAGAAAGACCCCGACGGTGGGTCCGGGGACCCCTTCGGCATGGGTTTTGCAGGCGGCTCCGAGTTCGACATGAGCCAGCTGGGCCAGATCTTCAGCAAGCTCGGCGAGATGTTCAGCGGCGCCGGCGGCGCGATGGCCGGCGGCAAGCAGGCCGGCCCTGTCAACTACGACCTGGCCCGGCAGCTGGCGTCCAGCCAGATCGGCTTCGTCGCCCCGGTGCCGGAGTCGACCAGTTCCGCGATCGGTGACGCCGTGCGGCTGGCCGAGACCTGGCTCGACGGGGTGACCGCGCTGCCCGCCGGCACCAGCAAGGCCGTGGCGTGGACGCCGACGGACTGGATCGACAACACGCTGGAGCGCTGGAAGCGGCTGTGCGACCCGGTGGCCGAACAGATCTCGACGGTGTGGGCGTCGACGCTGCCGGAGGAGGCCAGGAGCATGGCCGGTCCGCTGCTGTCGATGATGACGCAGATGGGCGGGATGGCGTTCGGCTCCCAGCTCGGTCAGGCGCTGGGCAAGCTGTCGCGAGAAGTGTTGACCTCCACCGACGTTGGGCTTCCGCTCGGACCCAAGGGTGTGGCGGCGCTGATGCCCGAGGCGATCGAGTCGCTGTCCGAGGGCCTCGAGCAGCCGCGCAGCGAGATCCTGACGTTCCTGGCCGCCCGGGAGGCCGCGCACCACCGGCTGTTCAGCCACGTGCCGTGGCTGTCGAGCCAGCTGCTCAACGCCGTCGAGGCGTTCGCCAAGGGCATGAAGATCGACATGAGCGGCATCGAGGAGCTGGCCGCAGGGTTCAACCCGGCCGCACTGGCCGACCCGTCGCAGCTCGAGCAGCTGCTCAATCAGGGCATCTTCGAGCCGAAGGCCACCCCCGAGCAGACCGCGGCCCTCGAGCGCCTCGAGACGCTGCTGGCGCTGATCGAGGGCTGGGTGCAGACCGTCGTCGCCGAGGCGCTGGGTGACCGTATCCCCGGCACGTCGGCGCTGGCCGAGATGCTGCGCCGGCGCCGCGCCACCGGCGGACCGGCCGAGCAGACGTTCGCGACGCTGGTCGGGCTGGAGTTGCGGCCGCGCAAGATGCGCGAGGCCGCCGTGCTGTGGGAGCGGCTGACCCAGGCGGTCGGCGCCGACGCCCGCGACGCGGTGTGGCAGCACCCGGATCTGCTGCCCAGCCCGCAGGACCTCGACGAGCCCGCGGGGTTCATCGACCGGATGGTCGGCGGCGACACCAGCGGTATGGACAGCGCCATCGAGGAGGCGATCGCCGACCTCGAGAAGGATCTGCAGGATCCCGACCGCGGCAAGGACGACCCGCAGCTCTGACTTGCGCCGAGTGGCCAGTTATCGCGCGGTTTTCGAGGGATCCCGCCGCGTAAGTGGCCACTCGGGCGCATAGCCCTGTGGATAACTCGCGGCGGGGTGGCCGCGGCGTGGCACGCTCGATCGATGACGCGTTACGCGTTGAACTCCGCGACCCCGGTGCTGCTGCGCCCCGACGGCGCCGTGCAGGTGGGGTGGGATCCGCGGCGCGCCGTGCTGATCCGGCCGCCGGCCGGAATGACCGCCTCGACGCTGGCGATGCTGCTGCGCCACCTGCAATCCGGAGCGACGACCGCCGACCTGCAGCAGGCGGCGCCCGACGTCGAGCGCGCCGTGCTGGACGGCCTGATCGGCGCGCTGGTGAAGGCGCGGGTGCTGACCGCGGATGCGGCGCGCCGCGGCCGGAGTGCGGCGGTGCGCGTGCACGGCCGCGGCCCGCTGTCGGATCTGCTGCTCGGCGCGCTGCGCTGTTCGGGGGCCCGGGTCACCCACAGCAACCGCAGCGACGCCGGTGCGCCGCCGGGTTCACTCGACCTGGTGGTGCTCGCCGACTATCTGGTGGCCGACCCGCGAATGGTGCGCGATCTGCACGCCGGGCAGGTGCCGCATCTGCCGGTGCGGGTGCGAGACGGCGTCGGCCTGGTCGGACCGTTGGTCATCCCCGGCGTGACGAGCTGCCTGGGGTGCGCCGATCTGCACCGCAGCGACC
The window above is part of the Mycolicibacterium rutilum genome. Proteins encoded here:
- a CDS encoding YlbL family protein gives rise to the protein MNRRTLTLLVALVPILVFGLLVSVVTVPYVSLGPGPTFNTLGEIDGKEVVDIEGTDVYPTTGHLNMTTVSQRDQLTLGQAMALWLSGREQLVPRDLVYPPDKTREEVEEANTTDFRQSEDSAEYAALLYLKYPMSVTVENVNDDGPSAGKLEDGDAIDAVNGKPVANLEQFQALLTDTKPGDTVVLDYRRKDAAPGVATITLGKHPERDQGYLGIGVLDAPWAPFFIQFNLANIGGPSAGLMFSLAVVDKLTTGDLNDGQFVAGTGTITGDGEVGSIGGITHKMLAAREAGATMFLVPADNCEEAKTAPQEGLELVKVDTLATAVDALKTLSAGGERPHC
- a CDS encoding zinc-dependent metalloprotease, with translation MADLPFGFSSGDDPERDKRKKDPDGGSGDPFGMGFAGGSEFDMSQLGQIFSKLGEMFSGAGGAMAGGKQAGPVNYDLARQLASSQIGFVAPVPESTSSAIGDAVRLAETWLDGVTALPAGTSKAVAWTPTDWIDNTLERWKRLCDPVAEQISTVWASTLPEEARSMAGPLLSMMTQMGGMAFGSQLGQALGKLSREVLTSTDVGLPLGPKGVAALMPEAIESLSEGLEQPRSEILTFLAAREAAHHRLFSHVPWLSSQLLNAVEAFAKGMKIDMSGIEELAAGFNPAALADPSQLEQLLNQGIFEPKATPEQTAALERLETLLALIEGWVQTVVAEALGDRIPGTSALAEMLRRRRATGGPAEQTFATLVGLELRPRKMREAAVLWERLTQAVGADARDAVWQHPDLLPSPQDLDEPAGFIDRMVGGDTSGMDSAIEEAIADLEKDLQDPDRGKDDPQL
- a CDS encoding cyclodehydratase → MTRYALNSATPVLLRPDGAVQVGWDPRRAVLIRPPAGMTASTLAMLLRHLQSGATTADLQQAAPDVERAVLDGLIGALVKARVLTADAARRGRSAAVRVHGRGPLSDLLLGALRCSGARVTHSNRSDAGAPPGSLDLVVLADYLVADPRMVRDLHAGQVPHLPVRVRDGVGLVGPLVIPGVTSCLGCADLHRSDRDPAWPAVAAQLRHTVGAADRATVLATAALALNQIDRVVRAVGGERSGAGDEPPPALDSTLEFDVNVGAVAVRRWSRHPRCTC
- a CDS encoding UPF0182 family protein codes for the protein MGMRPAARMPMLTRRSRILIGVGVFALVLVLFGQRLIDTYVNWLWFGELGYRSVFTTVLVTQIILFLVVALLIGVILFAGMALAYRTRPVFVPTNGPNDPVARYRTAVMTRLRLVGIGVPALIGLFVGLFAVGQWETVQLFLHGNNFGINDPQFGKDLGFYAFDLPFYRLVLNYLFVATFLAFIANLLGHYLFGGIRLSGRAGALSRAARIQLITLVGVLMLLKAVAYWLDRYELLSHTRGGKPFTGAGYTDINAVLPAKLILMAIAIICAAAVFSAIVLRDLRIPAIGVVLLLLSSMVVGAGWPLVVEQFSVKPNAAQKESEYISRSIAATRQAYGLTDEVVTYRDYSGDAQATAQQVAADRATTSNIRLLDPTIVSPAFTQFQQGKNFYYFPDQLSMDRYVGRDGNLRDFVVAARELNPDRLIDNQRDWINRHSVYTHGNGFIASPANTVRGVANDPNQNGGYPEFLASVVGPNGQVISPGPAPLDQPRIYYGPVIANTPADYAIVGENGAPREYDYETNTETRNYTYTGRGGVPIGNWLARSVFAAKFAERNFLFSNVIGENSKILFNRDPADRVEAVAPWLTTDTSVYPAIVNKRMVWIVDGYTTLDNYPYSELTTLSSATADSNEVAINRLAPDKQVSYIRNSVKATVDAYDGTVTLYAQDEQDPVLHAWMNVFPGTIKPKSDITPELQQHLRYPEDMFKVQRALLAKYHVDDPITFFSTSDFWDVPLDPNPTASSYQPPYYIVAKDLAANDSSPSFQLTSAMNRFRRDFLAAYISASSDPDTYGKLTVLTIPGQVNGPKLAFNAISTDTAVSQDLGVIGRDNQNRIRWGNLLTLPVAQGGLLYVAPVYASPGASDAASSYPRLIRVAMMYNDKVGYGPTVRDALTELFGPGADATATGPAPLAGAGGQPAAQPPADGQPPTGRPPANQEGRAPEVPTPAAVPPGGPVELSGAKAAALQEVNSALDALREAQQGGDFAEYGEALQRLDDAMSKYQSAG